A part of Citrifermentans bremense genomic DNA contains:
- the rpsM gene encoding 30S ribosomal protein S13 gives MARIAGVDLPRNKRIEISLTYIYGIGRSLSQEILKAAGVDMNTRCDDLTEAEVTKIREYIDKNVKVEGDLRRDISMSIKRLMDLGCYRGLRHRKGLPCRGQRTKTNARTRKGPARTVAGKKK, from the coding sequence TTGGCACGTATCGCAGGGGTAGACTTACCCAGGAATAAGAGAATAGAGATCTCACTCACTTACATCTACGGCATTGGCAGATCTCTGTCCCAGGAAATTCTCAAGGCAGCCGGTGTGGACATGAACACCCGTTGCGACGACCTGACCGAGGCTGAAGTCACCAAGATCAGGGAGTATATTGATAAGAACGTGAAGGTCGAAGGCGACCTGCGCCGCGACATTTCCATGAGCATAAAGCGTCTGATGGATCTCGGCTGCTACCGCGGACTTCGTCACAGGAAAGGTCTTCCCTGCCGCGGACAGCGGACCAAGACCAATGCACGCACTCGCAAAGGGCCGGCTCGTACGGTCGCTGGCAAGAAGAAATAA
- the rpmJ gene encoding 50S ribosomal protein L36, whose product MKVRASVKKICVKCKIVKRKGIVRVICEIPKHSQRQG is encoded by the coding sequence ATGAAGGTTCGGGCATCGGTTAAGAAGATCTGTGTTAAATGCAAGATAGTTAAGCGCAAGGGCATCGTCCGCGTTATCTGCGAGATTCCCAAGCATTCACAGAGACAGGGTTAA